A window of the Planococcus citri chromosome 4, ihPlaCitr1.1, whole genome shotgun sequence genome harbors these coding sequences:
- the LOC135843305 gene encoding F-box only protein 6-like: protein MTLPSADSDRDLNGLILSNIPEEVLGLILSYVDPDSLVFLCRPVCKLWKNLIDEDVWKIRIRTSKQRSFSKLSHAERMTLKLPWYIYYSIFTGDPFERNLMKNHCGQDKMNHWFEFKERSIPQQPIVMRQPRLGNAFWKIETVPEGGSDPLPEHNDFGNCTTCFVNSFRLEGKYQIIDLKSHRISQKIMDKFQPTITASEWNAGKSDYEYEYQLTVRLLDEHKNVLLEKQSPVKVLIEQWKGKAWKKVELIFDNYGPGVRYIKFIHEGRDTQCWSGHYGSKMSGAVVKISLPAPKTSDFCQTLKIFQRT, encoded by the exons ATGACTTTACCTAGTGCAGACAGTGATCGCGATTTAAATGGATTAATACTGAGTAATATTCCGGAAGAAGTGCTCGGTCTTATATTGAGTTACGTTGATCCAGATTCGTTAGTTTTTCTTTGCCGGCCAGTatgtaaattgtggaaaaatttgatcgaTGAAGATGTATGGAAAATTCGTATTCGGACATCTAAACAACgaagtttttccaaattatcTCACGCAGAACGAATGACACTGAAGCTGCCCTGGTATATTTACTATTCTATTTTCACTGGCGATCCGTTTGaaagaaatttgatgaaaaatcattgtGGACAAG ATAAAATGAACCATTGGTTTGAATTTAAGGAACGTTCCATACCGCAGCAGCCCATAGTTATGCGGCAACCCAGACTGGGTaatgcattttggaaaattgaaactgttCCTGAGGGTGGTTCTGATCCTCTACCTGAACACAACGATTTTGGAAATTGCACCACATGTTTTGTCAATTCCTTCCGGTTAGAAGGTAAATATCAAATCATTGACTTGAAAAGTCATCgtatttcgcaaaaaataatGGACAAATTTCAGCCGACTATCACCGCCAGTGAATG gaatgcTGGTAAATCGGATTATGAGTACGAGTACCAGCTCACTGTAAGACTTCTAGATGAGCACAAAAACGTACTGCTGGAGAAACAGAGTCCAGTTAAAGTATTAATCGAACAATGGAAAGGTAAAGCTTGGAAAAAG GTTGAACTTATCTTTGATAATTACGGTCCTGGTGTGAGATATATCAAATTTATACACGAAGGAAGAGATACACAATGCTGGAGTGGTCATTACGGTAGTAAAATGTCTGGAGCAGTAGTGAAAATTTCGTTGCCAGCGCCGAAAACttctgatttttg tcaaacgctgaaaatatttcaacgaacgTGA
- the LOC135843662 gene encoding cytoplasmic dynein 2 intermediate chain 1 isoform X2: protein MKKGGITEINSFIAVNNKSKLSPKKLPNKPASSDDRLTRIKSNATSTISPKKTSTTSPRSSSKLRSTNNDRVTAVPAQQNIKPRSTNDTSKTTVLKSKPIPSTKPSTSTSSQKTSKPTSSNKLDSPRASKPKPSTYLQEEKRGTSIGKITMEDVYKHRLRRTSQDSESSSRRSSTTFVNLVQDKDYESDFESCSESNESESREMETGQDLENEKFPNEEEKKMDSGSYDLYKQRQKNQLEVIKEALQKENTEVKRQNSPLYQNREAKIEEKIIDNDDADFLTNFNTKSLQNFSSAKKRQRDLEISNRIKFRGQKLLQMVTLDVMQYTLHEMSPVPYDIFMRCYARKDTSQAFVQTNEDNMSIEIQTEEIQSQSKWTQHPVELTKDMLNEDTNLQQVMLGVGDENASNVEQNMADFSARRLNEFMKTVGEELIALLEEESIIPDPSTENSSATLTKISDPVSCIKCNAHDFLHSRPIVLTIFDPHYPSRLLTSHGYSQQPDDNDRCSILCIWNIHQPSIPKMILRSYGAVTTCCFVAGDSSFLVAGHKDGSLCVWDLRDNSLYSEKIKLGNVEVRVRSPSYNSAEILKNVNHNSSVIKVESTPSVKEDSTKMMNDFKTQIVFSIEEENYLIIWSLSRSYSTSNDIGLAPWSKIKFFSSQIIDIVRLFPKFSFRTTTLNVLSESKILLGTNTGLILKCSSYDKKCKIYSKYESASVKGQSKVTCLEVCPYDENYFAVGYGNGNIRLYNYNYSEPVSNLEQRDVSSVSVQSLQWLWNKHNYILSLDLNFKLCVYRFSSADYSLTYSAQIEDINSVVVSPFVEHMKDANPYLVLVSNKGNIEIQKFNAMINKTTSDDDE, encoded by the exons ATGAAGAAAGGAGGCATAACGGAGATTAATAGTTTCATAGCG GTGAACAATAAGTCGAAATTGTCGCCTAAGAAATTACCAAATAAACCTGCTTCGTCGGATGATCGTCTAACGCGAATTAAATCAAACGCAACTTCAACAATTTCGCCAAAGAAAACCTCAACGACATCGCCTCGATCTAGTTCCAAGCTCAGATCAACGAACAATGATCGAGTTACAGCCGTACCAGCTCAACAAAACATTAAACCAAGAAGTACCAACGATACATCCAAAACAACCGTCCTCAAATCAAAACCTATTCCGTCCACAAAACCATCCACCAGCACCTCGAGTCAAAAAACTAGTAAGCCTACGAGTAGTAATAAGCTCGACTCTCCCAGAGCTTCGAAACCAAAACCGTCGACTTATTTACAAGAAGAAAAACGAGGAACCTCTATTGGTAAAATAACCATGGAAGATGTTTATAAACATAGACTTAGACGAACTTCACAAGATTCTGAGTCGAGTTCACGTCGTAGTTCTACTACCTTCGTCAATTTAGTGCAAGACAAG GATTACGAATCGGATTTTGAATCTTGCTCCGAATCGAACGAATCCGAGTCTCGTGAGATGGAAACCGGTCAGGATTTGGAGAATGAGAAATTTCCTAATGAAGAGGAGAAGAAAATGGATTCGGGTAGCTATGATTTATACAAGCAGAGGCAGAAGAATCAACTCGAGGTGATCAAGGAGGCATTGCAGAAAGAGAATACCGAAGTTAAAcgtcaaaatag tcCATTATATCAAAATCGTGAAGcgaaaattgaagagaaaataatCGATAACGATGATGCCGACTTTTTGACCAACTTTAATACCAAGAGCTTACAGAATTTTTCCAGTGCTAAGAAGAGGCAACGTGATCTAgag ATTTCCAATAGAATAAAATTCAGAGGACAAAAACTACTGCAAATGGTTACCTTAGACGTAATGCAATATACATTACACGAAATGTCTCCTGTTCCATATGACATTTTTATGAGATGTTACGCACGTAAAGATACCTCTCAA GCTTTTGTGCAAACAAACGAAGATAATATGTCGATAGAAATTCAAACTGAGGAAATCCAGTCTCAGTCTAAATGGACTCAACATCCTGTCGAGTTGACTAAAGATATGCTGAATGAAGATACAAATTTACAgcag gttaTGTTAGGAGTAGGAGATGAAAATGCTTCAAATGTTGAACAAAATATGGCAGATTTTAGTGCTAGAAGATTAAACGAGTTTATGAAAACTGTTGGTGAG gAATTAATAGCTCTACTAGAAGAAGAATCCATTATCCCTGATCCATCAACAGAAAATTCCAGTGCCACGTTGACTAAAATTAGTGATCCAGTTTCATGTATTAAATGCAATGCTCATGATTTTCTGCACTCTAGACCAATCGtgttgaccatttttgatcccCATTATCCATCTCGTCTGCTAACGTCACATGGA TACTCTCAACAGCCAGATGATAACGATAGGTGCAGCATTTTATGCATATGGAACATTCATCAGCCATCGATACCGAAAATGATCTTGAGAAGCTACGGAGCTGTTACAACTTGCTGCTTTGTAGCTGGCGATTCTTCTTTCTTAGTTGCTGGGCACAAAGATGG TTCTCTTTGTGTTTGGGATCTTCGTGATAATTCCTTGTACtcggaaaaaataaaacttggtAATGTCGAAGTTCGAGTTCGATCTCCGTCTTATAATTCAG ctgaaattttgaaaaacgttaaTCACAATAGCAGCGTAATAAAAGTAGAAAGTACTCCTTCTGTGAAAGAAGACTCGACCAAGATGATGAAtgatttcaaaactcaaatt GTTTTCAGCATAGAAGAAGAAAATTATCTGATAATTTGGAGTCTTTCGAGAAGCTACAGCACCTCTAACGATATAGGATTAGCTCCTtggagtaaaataaaatttttttcgagtcaaaTTATCGATATAGTTAGATTATTTCCAAA GTTCTCTTTTCGAACTACAACTTTGAACGTTTTAtcagaaagtaaaattttgttagGTACGAATACTGGTTTAATTCTCAAATGCAGCTCGTacgataaaaaatgtaaaatttacagTAAATATGAATCCGCGAGTgtaaaag gTCAATCAAAAGTTACCTGCTTGGAAGTCTGTCCTTATGATGAAAACTATTTCGCG GTTGGATATGGTAACGGCAACATACGATTATACAATTACAATTACAGCGAACCGGTTTCAAATTTAGAACAACGTGATGTTTCATCGGTCAGCGTACAATCATTACAATGGCTATGGAATAAACATAATTACATATTGTCATTAGATTTAAACTTCAA ATTATGCGTTTATCGATTTTCTTCGGCGGATTATTCATTGACGTATAGTGCTCAAATTGAAGATATCAATTCGGTGGTTGTGTCTCCTTTCGTCGAACACATGAAAGATGCTAATCCATATTTG gttCTTGTATCAAACAAAGGTAACATAGAGATCCAAAAATTCAACGCGATGATAAATAAGACGACGAGTGATGACGACGAATAA
- the LOC135843662 gene encoding cytoplasmic dynein 2 intermediate chain 1 isoform X1: protein MKKGGITEINSFIAVNNKSKLSPKKLPNKPASSDDRLTRIKSNATSTISPKKTSTTSPRSSSKLRSTNNDRVTAVPAQQNIKPRSTNDTSKTTVLKSKPIPSTKPSTSTSSQKTSKPTSSNKLDSPRASKPKPSTYLQEEKRGTSIGKITMEDVYKHRLRRTSQDSESSSRRSSTTFVNLVQDKVKQNNIEGKMENEIKIKDTRTEMKVDENKDIQYEYEDDFEDYESDFESCSESNESESREMETGQDLENEKFPNEEEKKMDSGSYDLYKQRQKNQLEVIKEALQKENTEVKRQNSPLYQNREAKIEEKIIDNDDADFLTNFNTKSLQNFSSAKKRQRDLEISNRIKFRGQKLLQMVTLDVMQYTLHEMSPVPYDIFMRCYARKDTSQAFVQTNEDNMSIEIQTEEIQSQSKWTQHPVELTKDMLNEDTNLQQVMLGVGDENASNVEQNMADFSARRLNEFMKTVGEELIALLEEESIIPDPSTENSSATLTKISDPVSCIKCNAHDFLHSRPIVLTIFDPHYPSRLLTSHGYSQQPDDNDRCSILCIWNIHQPSIPKMILRSYGAVTTCCFVAGDSSFLVAGHKDGSLCVWDLRDNSLYSEKIKLGNVEVRVRSPSYNSAEILKNVNHNSSVIKVESTPSVKEDSTKMMNDFKTQIVFSIEEENYLIIWSLSRSYSTSNDIGLAPWSKIKFFSSQIIDIVRLFPKFSFRTTTLNVLSESKILLGTNTGLILKCSSYDKKCKIYSKYESASVKGQSKVTCLEVCPYDENYFAVGYGNGNIRLYNYNYSEPVSNLEQRDVSSVSVQSLQWLWNKHNYILSLDLNFKLCVYRFSSADYSLTYSAQIEDINSVVVSPFVEHMKDANPYLVLVSNKGNIEIQKFNAMINKTTSDDDE, encoded by the exons ATGAAGAAAGGAGGCATAACGGAGATTAATAGTTTCATAGCG GTGAACAATAAGTCGAAATTGTCGCCTAAGAAATTACCAAATAAACCTGCTTCGTCGGATGATCGTCTAACGCGAATTAAATCAAACGCAACTTCAACAATTTCGCCAAAGAAAACCTCAACGACATCGCCTCGATCTAGTTCCAAGCTCAGATCAACGAACAATGATCGAGTTACAGCCGTACCAGCTCAACAAAACATTAAACCAAGAAGTACCAACGATACATCCAAAACAACCGTCCTCAAATCAAAACCTATTCCGTCCACAAAACCATCCACCAGCACCTCGAGTCAAAAAACTAGTAAGCCTACGAGTAGTAATAAGCTCGACTCTCCCAGAGCTTCGAAACCAAAACCGTCGACTTATTTACAAGAAGAAAAACGAGGAACCTCTATTGGTAAAATAACCATGGAAGATGTTTATAAACATAGACTTAGACGAACTTCACAAGATTCTGAGTCGAGTTCACGTCGTAGTTCTACTACCTTCGTCAATTTAGTGCAAGACAAGGTAAAGCAAAACAATATTGAAGGGAAGATggaaaacgaaattaaaattaaggATACTCGTACTGAAatgaaagttgatgaaaataaagaTATTCAGTACGAATATGAGGATGATTTCGAG GATTACGAATCGGATTTTGAATCTTGCTCCGAATCGAACGAATCCGAGTCTCGTGAGATGGAAACCGGTCAGGATTTGGAGAATGAGAAATTTCCTAATGAAGAGGAGAAGAAAATGGATTCGGGTAGCTATGATTTATACAAGCAGAGGCAGAAGAATCAACTCGAGGTGATCAAGGAGGCATTGCAGAAAGAGAATACCGAAGTTAAAcgtcaaaatag tcCATTATATCAAAATCGTGAAGcgaaaattgaagagaaaataatCGATAACGATGATGCCGACTTTTTGACCAACTTTAATACCAAGAGCTTACAGAATTTTTCCAGTGCTAAGAAGAGGCAACGTGATCTAgag ATTTCCAATAGAATAAAATTCAGAGGACAAAAACTACTGCAAATGGTTACCTTAGACGTAATGCAATATACATTACACGAAATGTCTCCTGTTCCATATGACATTTTTATGAGATGTTACGCACGTAAAGATACCTCTCAA GCTTTTGTGCAAACAAACGAAGATAATATGTCGATAGAAATTCAAACTGAGGAAATCCAGTCTCAGTCTAAATGGACTCAACATCCTGTCGAGTTGACTAAAGATATGCTGAATGAAGATACAAATTTACAgcag gttaTGTTAGGAGTAGGAGATGAAAATGCTTCAAATGTTGAACAAAATATGGCAGATTTTAGTGCTAGAAGATTAAACGAGTTTATGAAAACTGTTGGTGAG gAATTAATAGCTCTACTAGAAGAAGAATCCATTATCCCTGATCCATCAACAGAAAATTCCAGTGCCACGTTGACTAAAATTAGTGATCCAGTTTCATGTATTAAATGCAATGCTCATGATTTTCTGCACTCTAGACCAATCGtgttgaccatttttgatcccCATTATCCATCTCGTCTGCTAACGTCACATGGA TACTCTCAACAGCCAGATGATAACGATAGGTGCAGCATTTTATGCATATGGAACATTCATCAGCCATCGATACCGAAAATGATCTTGAGAAGCTACGGAGCTGTTACAACTTGCTGCTTTGTAGCTGGCGATTCTTCTTTCTTAGTTGCTGGGCACAAAGATGG TTCTCTTTGTGTTTGGGATCTTCGTGATAATTCCTTGTACtcggaaaaaataaaacttggtAATGTCGAAGTTCGAGTTCGATCTCCGTCTTATAATTCAG ctgaaattttgaaaaacgttaaTCACAATAGCAGCGTAATAAAAGTAGAAAGTACTCCTTCTGTGAAAGAAGACTCGACCAAGATGATGAAtgatttcaaaactcaaatt GTTTTCAGCATAGAAGAAGAAAATTATCTGATAATTTGGAGTCTTTCGAGAAGCTACAGCACCTCTAACGATATAGGATTAGCTCCTtggagtaaaataaaatttttttcgagtcaaaTTATCGATATAGTTAGATTATTTCCAAA GTTCTCTTTTCGAACTACAACTTTGAACGTTTTAtcagaaagtaaaattttgttagGTACGAATACTGGTTTAATTCTCAAATGCAGCTCGTacgataaaaaatgtaaaatttacagTAAATATGAATCCGCGAGTgtaaaag gTCAATCAAAAGTTACCTGCTTGGAAGTCTGTCCTTATGATGAAAACTATTTCGCG GTTGGATATGGTAACGGCAACATACGATTATACAATTACAATTACAGCGAACCGGTTTCAAATTTAGAACAACGTGATGTTTCATCGGTCAGCGTACAATCATTACAATGGCTATGGAATAAACATAATTACATATTGTCATTAGATTTAAACTTCAA ATTATGCGTTTATCGATTTTCTTCGGCGGATTATTCATTGACGTATAGTGCTCAAATTGAAGATATCAATTCGGTGGTTGTGTCTCCTTTCGTCGAACACATGAAAGATGCTAATCCATATTTG gttCTTGTATCAAACAAAGGTAACATAGAGATCCAAAAATTCAACGCGATGATAAATAAGACGACGAGTGATGACGACGAATAA